TCAAAAGATTACTTTCAGGCATTCGGTTACCCATGATCCGATTCCCCTAGATTTTCATCAACATCAAGACCTATATGAAATCTATTTCTTCCTCACGGGAGATGTTCACTATTTTATCGAAAAACAAGTGTACCCTTTGCAATATGGCGATCTGCTGATCATGCACAGCAATGAACTTCACCGGCCTAATTTCCAATCCAAAAAGCAGCGCTACGAAAATGTCGTCATCCATTTCAATCCATCTTTAATCAAGGCTTTCAGCTCGCCGGAGTTCGATTTGCTGGAGTGCTTCAATAAACGTGTATTTGGCGAACAGAACCGCATGCGGCTGACTCCACAGCAAATCGATGACATCATGAAGATCTACGAGCGCATGGAAACTCACAGTCGACACCAAGCGCTTCCAGGATCGGAAATTCTGTATGTCTCTGCCTTTATCGAACTGCTGGTGTTCATCAATCGAACTTTTCAGAATCAAGGCAAACAAGAGGAGCAGGTCATGATTCCTGACAAGCTTTCCTCCCTGTTCACCTATATTGATGAAAACTTAGAGCAAGATCTGTCACTCGAAGTCCTCGAGCATGTCGTTTTCATGAACCGCTCTTATCTTTGCCGATTGTTCAAAAAGCATACAGGCAGCACGATTCATGAGCACATCCTATTCAAGCGCATCGCCAAAGCGAAGCAGCTCCTGCGCGAAGGGTCCACCGTCACGGACACCTGCCAGCTCGCCGGCTTCAACGACTACTCCAACTTCATCCGAACGTTCAAGAAAGCTGTCGGCTTGCCGCCGCGACAATACCAGACGCAGCAGCGGCGGGTTTAAGGTGACTGCGGTGGAGTGGTGGGCGGTTGCGGCCGGGGATGGCTCTGCGGATTCGCTGGAGCGGCGGGCAGTTGCCGCGGACGGCTTTGCGGATACGCTGGAGCTGTGGGCGGTTGCCGCGGACGGCTTTGCGGATACGCTGGAGCGGCGGGCGGTTGCGGCCGGGGACGGCTTTGCGGATACGCTGGAGCGGCGGGCGGTTGCCGCGGACGGCTTTGCGGATACGTTGGAGCTGTGGCACCTTCACCACGCGCACAGCATAAAACAAGATAATCTACGAGGAAAATCTACAAGAATAGACCACAAGGCTAGACCACAAGGAAGACCCACAAGAATAGCTCACAAGAATACCGGCTTCGCCGCCCTGTGAGATCGCCCTCTTATTAGCGACAAAACCGATTAAGGGAACTAGAGGACGCTATTTAGGCAAATAGTAGGGATGCGAGGGTCAAAGCGGAACTACAGGGTCTTATTTCCACGAAAAGCAGTGATTTTCCCAGGAAATAGCAAAATAGCGGACTACAGTTCCCTCCCCCCTGCGATATGGTCACTTTTGGCTAGAATAGCGGACTGTACTTCCCTTACCTCCGCACGAAGCAGCTGGAGTAACTCCGCGTTCACTCCAAAACATATAAACTCTTATATTTCAAGCGAAACCTGCCCTTCGGTTAGGTTCTATGCAGCTTAGCGCACGGGATGGATAGCACAGGAGATGGATGCTCGATGGATAAATAAGCAAGCTACACGATCTTATTCCCGTTATCTTCGCAGTATTCCGTGCACTAAGACCACCGTATATGCTTATCTGCAGCTCTTCCGTGCTTTCCGGGCGTACGAACGCATAATAAGCACTCCTTGCTTGCTTATGCCTCCGTCACAGATGCCATCCGAGAAAACAAGCACGTTCACCTGTCTTATTTTCCGCAGCCAAGTAAGTGAGCAAGCATCAAGCAGCGACTTCCTTATCTCAGCATGCAGAGTTCCAAACTTCGAAGGGGAATAGCGATATGGCTGCACAACAACAAAAGGTTGCCCAACAAGTCACAAGGACTTTGGGCAACCTTTCCTGCATTACTTCAAGTTTTCCGGGTTTAATTGCAGCAGCTCAGGCAGAACGAATAGGCCGTCTTTGCGAATCAGCACGTCATCAAACCAAATTTCACCGCCGCCATACTCAGGACGTTGGATATTCACGATATCCCAGTGCAGCGAGGATTTGTTGCCATTATAAGCATCATCGTAGCAGTTGCCTGGCGTGAAATGGAAACTACCATCGATTTTCTCATCGAAAAGCGTATCTTTCATTGGGTGTTGAATGTACGGGTTCACGCCAATCGCGAATTCGCCGACATATCGAGCACCTTCGTCCATATCAAAAATTTCATTAATACGATCCGTATCGTTCGCGGTCGCTTTCGTAATTTTGCCATTTTCAAATTCCAGCACAATGTTCTCGAAAATAAAGCCGTCGTGAGGCGTTGGTGTATTGAAAGATATAACCCCATTGACGGAATCGCGAACAGGCGCAGAGTAAACTTCACCATCCGGAATGTTCAATTCGCCATCACATTTGACGCCGCCGATGCCTTTGATCGAGAAGGACAAGTCCGTTCCAGGACCAACGAGACGAACCTTGTCTGTACGATCCATAAGGTCTTTCAAAGCGTCCATCGCTTTGGACATTTTGCCATAATCCATCGTACAAACGTTGAAATAGAACTCCTCGAATGCCTCCGTGCTCATGCTGGCCAGCTGTGCCATGGAAGAAGTCGGGTAGCGCAGCACAACCCATCTTGTATCCTTCACACGAACATCAAAGTGAACTTGCTGATAATAAATTGCATTATAAAGCTTCATCCGATCAGCCGGAATATCCGACAGTTCATAAATATTCGCTCCACCACGTACACCTATGTAGCCTTGCATCTGTTTCATTTGGAACGCGTCGGCTGCTGCCCACGTCTGCATTTGTGCTTCTGTACCATTCATAATAAGCTGACGCATAATCGCATGGTCTCTAATATTTACATAAGGATGAGCGCCTGCTGCGTGCACGTTTTTCACGATTTCTTTCACCAGAGCTGCATCAATACCGTATGCTTCAATCAAAATATTTTCACCAGGCTGTGCCTTAACCGAATAGTTCACAAGGACATCAGCCAGCTTCGTTAGTCTTGGATCTAACATGTCTATCTCTCCTCTTCTTCATCCATCGCAAAGGACGGCTCATTGATTTGGAACCCCACTGTCGTCAAATAAAACCACTCCCCAGTTTCCTCCTGCTGCCCGTCCAGTTCAAAGATCAACGCCCGAAACTTGCTAAGCCACTCTGCAAATTTCTCCCTGCTCATCTTGACTTCAAGCTGCGTGGACATCCGATGCCATAAGGCGCGATCTGAGGAAGGAATTTGAAAAGCTTCCTCCGGTGCGGCAATCGCACGAAGCCTCGCACGACCGAGCACATTCAGCGTCGTTTCACGGTAGTAATTCTCTACTTCGGATACATAAGGGAGCAGCGCTTCGCTTGGCACAAAGCCACGTGCAACGGCGCGGTAGAATTTCTGAACAATGCCATTCTTGAGTTCCGTACGAACGACCGAAATCAAGCTATGCTTCTCAAGCTCATTCAAGTGGTAATGCACCTTCGCACGCGCCATCCCCAGCAGTTTAGCCAATTGCTGACCGGTGTAAGCTTTTTCGATTAAATAAAGCAACACCTTAGCGCGAAGGGGATCACTTACCGTTTTCAATTGCTCAAGATCTTCAATAATGTAAACCGGTTGCAGCTTCATCTTGGACTCGACCTCCTCTAATGTACCTGTTCGACCTCGTAAAACAGGGCGTCCGGGTCAACTTTTAACCTCTTAATGAGATTAATTAAACGACGGTCAAATCTTTTTAACCGTATCATAATGCGAAATAGAATTCATGTCAATTGCGGTTTCAGCATGCCTGGCATCTCTTCCCTGCAGCCAATTCAGCGCTTTAACGAATTACCGAAGTTAAGCTTTTCTCTATGGTAGCAAAAAGGGACGTTCCTGTCACCACATTAATGGTGAAAAAACGCCCCAAATGCTATTACTGATAAATTCGACTTCCAGCTTCGCGGAATTGCTTGGATTTCTCATCCATTCCATTGTTGCGAGCAGTCTCTTCGTCATGGGCCAACTGCCGAATATCCTGCGTAATTCGCATGCTGCAGAACTTAGGTCCGCACATCGAACAGAAGTGCGCAGTTTTGGCCCCTTCAGCCGGAAGGGTCTCGTCATGGAACTCTAATGCCCTCTCAGGGTCCAAAGAGAGATTGAACTGATCGCGCCAGCGGAATTCAAAACGCGCCTTCGACAAAGCATTGTCACGGATCTGAGCGCCAGGGTGCCCCTTCGCCAGATCGGCCGCATGCGCGGCGATTTTGTAGGTGACGACACCTACCCGGACGTCCTCTTTATTCGGCAAGCCCAGATGCTCCTTAGGCGTCACATAACACAGCATCGCCGTGCCGAAAGAACCAATCATCGCTGCGCCAATCGCTGAGGTAATATGATCGTAGCCCGGCGCTATGTCCGTCGTCAGCGGTCCAAGCGTGTAGAATGGTGCTTCTTTGCACACGTCCAACTGACGGTCCATGTTTTCCTTAATCAGGTGCATAGGCACATGGCCAGGCCCTTCGACCATCACCTGAACATCATGGCGCCAAGCCCGCTCCGTAAGTTCACCGAGCGTATCCAACTCAGCGAATTGGGCTTCATCGTTGGCATCCGCAATCGAGCCCGGACGCAATCCGTCACCGAGGGAGAACGCGACATCATAAGCTTTCATAATTTCACAAATATCATCGAAGTGCGTGTACAGGAAATTCTCCTGATGATGGGCCAAGCACCAAGCAGCCATGATGGAACCGCCGCGAGATACAATGCCTGTCACACGGTTTGCGGTCATCGGGATGTATCGCAGCAATACGCCTGCATGAATGGTGAAGTAACTCACCCCTTGTTCGGCTTGCTCAATAAGCGTGTCCCGGAATACATCCCACGAGAGATCTTCGGCTTTCCCGTTCACTTTTTCCAGCGCTTGGTATAACGGTACCGTCCCCACCGGAACTGGAGAGTTGCGAATAATCCATTCGCGTGTTGTATGTATGTTTTTGCCAGTCGATAAATCCATGATCGTATCCGCACCCCAACGGGTAGCCCACGTCATTTTCTCCACCTCTTCTTCAATGGAAGAAGCTACCGCAGAATTGCCGATGTTGGCATTTATTTTTACAAGGAATTGGCGTCCAATGATCATTGGCTCGCTTTCGGGATGATTGATATTCGAAGGGATAATGGCGCGGCCCTCGGCTACTTCTTGGCGAACAAACTCCGCAGCTAAATTCTCGCGAATGGCAATATACTCCATTTCCGGTGTCACAATACCTTGGCGGGCATAATGCATCTGCGTCACGTTGCTGCCCTTTTTGGCTCGAAGCGGCTTGCGGCTTAAGCCTGGAAATCGTTCGGCGGCCCCTTTCGCATCTGGCGAAGCAAGTCCATTGTCCTCCGGCTTCACTTCACGTCCCGCGTAGGCTTCCACATCACCACGCTCTTCAATCCATGGCAAACGATTCGCGGGCAGCCCCAACCGAATATTGGTGTGGCAGTCGGTATCCGTATAAACACCGCTGGTATCATACACTTGGACAGGCTCGTTGCCTACTTCTTCCCCGCTCATATTGGTCGATGTTCCCAAAGCGATTTCTCGCATAGGCACTTGGATGTCTGGTCTTGAACCCTGAACATACACTTTGCGGCTGCCTGGAAATGTGCTCACTTCGATGTCTTTTACAGGCTCCTTGCTTGTCGTTGTCATTGGAATTCCCCCTCTTACCTATTGATTGTTCGCCAAAGTTCCTCTGCTGCCTCGCGTGGTGAGCCTGCAGCGGCAATCGCGCTCACTACAGCAATGCCATCCGCCCCGGCACGGATAACGGGCGCGGCATTCGCGGCATCGATGCCTCCGATGCCGACTAACGGCAGCCGGATACCGCTCTCGCGTATCCGAACGATCATGGCAGGCCCCTGAACCTCACGCGCATCGAGCTTCGTGCGCGTGGCGTATTGGGGGCCTACGCCCAAATAGTCGGCGCCTTCGGCCAGCGCCGAATGGGCTTCTTCCGGATCGTGGGCCGATACCCCCACGATCATGTTCTTCAGCCGCTGCCGCACGGCGGCGGCTGGGGCGTCCTCCTGGCCGATGTGAATACCATCGGCCGCAAGCTCTAGTGCCAGCCCTTCATCATCGTTCACGATGAAGGGGATCTCATGCTGCGCGCAAAGGCGGCGCAGCCGCGCGCCCAGCTCGCGCTTCGCCGGCCCCTCCAGGGCTCCGGCGCCTTTCTCGCGGAACTGAAACATCGTAATGCCGCCGGCAATTGCAGCCTCCAGCACAGCATAAGGGTCAGCCCCGCCGCAGTTCGGGCTGCCCATGACCAAGTACAAACGCAGCGCGTCTCTCAGCTTCTGACTGTTCATCGCGCACCTGGCGTAGCCACATTTTCGTTGATGCGAACATCATCATTGCTCACGCCACGCCGATAAGCCCAATGATTCGTAGGTCCATGCCCGCTGCCGATGTTCAGCGGTTCAGCAATTGCCGCTTGGATGAAGCTCTTCGCCAAATGAAACGCTGCCTTCATTGGCAATCCCTGCGCAAGTCCGGAAGTAATAGCAGCTGCGAACGTACAGCCGGTACCGTGCGTATGGCGAGTCACCAGCCGACGTGAGGAAAACTCCGTAAACGTTTGGCCATCATATAACAAATCCGTCGCCTGCTCGCTGTTGTCCTCATGTCCGCCTTTAATCATGACCTGTTTGCAGCCATATCCATGAATCCGCTGAGCCGCTTCCTGGCGCGACACACTGTCCGTAATTGCGATGCCGCTAAGAGCTTCGGCCTCCGGGATATTCGGCGTAATCACATCAGCAAGCGGCATTAGATAGCGAATCATCGCATCAATAGCTTCCTGCTGCAGCAGAGAAGCGCCGCCTTTGGCGATCATCACAGGGTCGACAACGACCCTCTCCCACTTGTACTTCTGTATCGCTGCAGCCACCACTCGGATGATGTCCCCGCTGAACAGCATGCCCGTCTTCAGCGCAGCTGGCGTAAGATCCTCGCCGATGGAAGCCAACTGCTGTTCAATGGCCTCGGCACTCAGTGGATATACCCCTTGAACGCCAAGCGTATTTTGAGCTGTGACCGCTGTAATGACCGACATCCCATACACGCCTAATTCCTGAAAAGTTTTCAAGTCTGCCTGAATCCCTGCACCGCCGCCGCTATCGGAGCCTGCAATGGTCAGCGCTTTATAGATCGACATCTGCATCCCCCTCCCTTTGTCATCAGGCCACCTGCTAAACCCGACTAAAGCCTTCCATAGGACTGCTTGCAGAGGCATAACGTTTTTTCGGAATTCTGCCTGCTTCAAAACCAGCACGCCCCGCTTCAATAGCAAGCTTCATGGCATAGGCCATCTTGATTGGATCTCTGGCGCCAGATACGGCTGTGTTCAGCAGCACGCCATCCGCACCCATTTCCATCGCAAGCGCAGCATCGGATGGAGCCCCGATTCCTGCATCCACAATGACCGGAATCGTCGATTGCTCAATAATGAAGCTTAGATTAAGCGGATTAATAATCCCTTGACCTGTGCCGATCGGGGATGCGCCAGGCATAATCGCGTGAACGCCGAGTGCTTGCAAACGCTTCGCGAGCAACACATCATCCGATGTATACGGAAGCACGATGAAGCCTTCTTCGAGCAGCATTTCCGAAGCTTTCAAGGTTTCGACTGGATCTGGAAGCAGCGTTTTCTCATCGCCGATGACCTCCACCTTGATCATGTCGCAAAGTCCCGACGCTTTCGCTAATTTCGCGATACGCACCGCTTCTTCGGCCGTTTTGGCGCCTGCAGTATTCGGCAGCAGCGTGAAGTTGGCAACGTCCAGCATCGCTAAGAAATTCGGCTGACTCGCTTCAAAAATATTCATCCGACGCACAGCAAACGTCAAAATTTGCGACTCACTGGCAGCAACTGCCTGCTTTTGGATATCAAAATCCGGGAACTTCCCCGTGCCTAACAATAAACGTGAACGAAACTCATAAGGACCAATTTTTAACATGTGAATTATCCCCCTCCGACAAAATGTACGATCTCGATTTGATGTCCTTCCGAAAGCTGAGCTTCGGCATGATCTTCCTTTTGTAAAATAGCTTGATTATGTTCCACTACGAGCATTTTTTCACCCAAAGCAAAATGCTCGAGCAGCTGGTCAATGGTCCGAATGGTATCCGGAACTTCCACCGATTCACCGTTAATGTGCAGCTTCAATGCTTTGCAGCTCCTTTCTACTTCCGTTTGTTGCTGACAAATGGGACTGGTCCTGCTGCACGACACGCTTGGATACTGCTGAAAAATCCGGGCTAAAAGCGTCCAGCCACGGCTCCACGCCTAATGCCGTTCCCAGTTCGCCAACGACTTGATCGGCAATTACCTTACCGGTAATTGGACTAAGCACAATCCCGTTGCGGTAATGCCCGCATGCCGCATACAGCCCCTCATACTCCGGTACTTTGCCGATGTAAGGCAAGCCATCGGCTGTCTGCGGCCGCAGCCCCGACCAGGCCTTCTCCCACTCCGCAGCGCCGATTGCAGGCATAAGCTGCCTCGCCCGATCCATCAGCTCGGCAAGCCCCGCCATCGACACCTTCCGGTCGTAGCTGTGCGGTACCATTGTTGCGCCGACCAGCAATCGACCGCCAGCTTTAGGGACAATATAGCACCCTGGTGTAAACAGGGTTTTCCTAAGTTCCTGCTTCGGTGTCAGCACCGAGAAGCACTCGCCCTTCACGGGATACATCGGCAGCTCGATGCCGATGCCAGCCAGAAGCTGCCCGCTCCACGTGCCGGCAGCCACAATGACTTGCTCGCTCCATAGCGGACCTTCGCTCGTCATTACGCCGCTGATTCGGCTGCCGTCCTTCAGCAGCGCCTGCACTTGGGCGAATTCTTGCACTTTCGCCCCGAGTACCCTCGCTGCCTGCGCGTACGCCGCCGCCAACCGTGGCGCCTCCACCTGCCCATCCTCTGGCAGGTATAGAGCTCCGCACGTCGCCCCGCTGAGAGCGGGCTCCAGCTTGGCGGCTACGGCTGCGCTCAGCCACTGCGCTTGCTCGCCCGCTGCGAGCTGCAGCTTCTCACGCGCCCGCAGCTCGCGCTCTTGCTCATCGCTGAACGCGACGTTCAGCAGACCCTCACGGACGAGGCCGATGTCGATGCCCGTTAGATCTTTCAGTTCCTCGCTCAGCTGCGGGAACATCGCCCGGCTGTGACGGGCCCACTGGAACAGCGGGCCTGTGTCCGCCATCTCGGACTGCGCGCCGAGCATACCTGCTGCCGCTGCAGAGGCTTCCGTGCCTAACCTGCTGCGTTCCAGCAGGGTAACGGCCTGGCCCCGCTTCGCCAGATAATAGGCAATGGATGAGCCTATGACACCACCGCCGACAATAAGAACATCACTCGTCTGCTTCATTTAACTCACCTCCGTTCGCTCTAGTCCGTATTTGTAAGCCAGCACCGCAGCGACTGGATCAGCCGCTTCCCAGATGCCGCTCATGACCGCTACACCTGAAGCTCCTGCATCCAGGACAGATTGAACACGCCCAGGTGTTATGCCGCCGATTGCGATCACTGGAATGGAGACGCTGCCTGCCACATTTTGCAGTTGTTGCAATCCCCTAGGCTCAGCGCCTTCCTTCGATCTTGTCTCAAAAATATGACCATACAGCAGATAATCCGCGCCCTCTTCTTCTCGAAGCTGAGCCTCTTCCTTGCTATGAATCGATAGCCCAATCCGCTGCACGCCTTTGCAAGAATTCTGGATTGTCGGCAGTGCCGGCGAACGGCCAGGGAGGTGAAGACCAGCGAGTTTCTCTGCTGCCGCTATCCAGGGAAAGCCATTCATGTAAATCCTGTCCGCAGGGATTCCTTTATCAAGCAGAAACTGCAAACCGATGTAATTTTCATCCATAGATCTCGCTTTTTCGCGAATATGGATCGCTGTCACATAGGGATGAATCTCGGCGGCAATGGCCGCCAGCTCCGCCCACGCCAACTTCCCATTCGATATAACGTGCAGCTCATGTTCTGGCATCGAAAACGGCCTCCTTTGTTCAAAAGGTCTAAAAACCACACAAAAAAACCACTTTTCGCAAAGAAAAGTGGTTGTAGGTTGCCGCATAATAAACATGCATAGATGGGGCGCCAATGATCGTTTTCCACTTTCCTCCGCTGGTATGACCCAGTTCAGGTTCGAAGGGTTCAGATTACTCTGTCTCAGCCTCACGGCGCCCCTAGGGATACAAATGTATGCAATTGCTACCTATCATAGCACGTCATCCAGCAGTTGGAAATAGAAACTTTCTATCAGCCCCTATTCTAGTCACAGGCTCTGATTCCTCCTATAATAGGGAGAACGAATCACCCCCTGATGAGCTACACGAAAGGATGTTCACCTAGATGCTGTTGCAATTCAATCGTCAGTTGGAAAAGATTTTGCCTCTTATTACACCCGTCAGTGTTCTTATCGGCGTTCTTTTGGGCAGTCATTTATCCGGCTTCACTTTTTTATCTCCTTGGCTGTTTGCCTTCATGACTTTCTCTGGCAGCATCAGCTCCAGCTTCAAAGAGTTTGTCAAAGTAGTCGTCCAACCGCTGCCCCTCATCACCACACTGCTGATTTTGCATGTCGGTATGCCCCTCATTGCTTTGGGACTTGGACATGCCGTTTACAGTCACGAACCTTTGACGATTACGGGTCTTATTCTCGCAGCAGCGATACCTACGGGTATCACCAGCTTTGTCTGGGTTGCGATTTATCGCGGCAATATCGTACTGACGCTATCCATTATTTTAATGGATACGATTCTTTCCCCGTTTGTCGTGCCTTACACCTTATCGGCTTTGGTGGGTACGAAAGTCCAGCTGGACTCTTTGGCCATGATGAAAGGTCTCTTCTTCATGATCGTGGTCCCGTCATTAATCGGGATGCTGTTAAACCAATGGACAAAAGGCCAGATCAAAGAAAAATGGAGCGGACGTCTCGGCCCTTTCTCCAAAATAACGATGGGAATCGTTGTCGCTATCAACAGCTCCGTGATCGCCCCCTACTTGCGTGATTTCGACGCTGAATTGTTAGGCTTAGCCGGTCTCGTTCTGCTTATAGCTTCGCTAGGCTACATGCTGGGATGGCTGATTGCCAGGCTGATGCGATGGGATCAGGATGTTGTCGTTGCACTCACTTTCAACAGTGGCATGCGTAATATCAGTGCGGGCGCCGTGCTCGCCGTAGCTTATTTCCCGCCTCCTGTGGCGATTCCCGTTGTGCTTGGGATGCTGTTTCAGCAATCATTGGCTTCACTTTTCGGCTATTTATTGAATCGACGATATGCATTGAAGAAGCCTTCATCTAACATAGAGGTACGTGTATGAAAAGATACCAGCGATAGATTGTACGCGCTTGCTGATGCCCACACCATCACGATATCCCGAGGAGAGGAGAGGGTTGAATTCAATGATCGGAACACACTCATTCTCAAAGGTGCTGGAGTCGGTGAAACCCCCGATCGCTTACTGTCCCTTTTGCCCGCAAATACCCTTCTTCTTCCAGTTGGAGCGGCACCGAAATTATATAGTCGGGATCATTAGCAGCTTCAGCACAGCCGGTTTCGCTTTAATGCCTGCACAGAGGGGCAAACCTAGATGGAGGGAACTCTGGTACGCTATTTAGGCAAATATCAGGGATACTGGGGCAATAGCGGAACTACAGGGTCTTATTTCTACGAAAAGCGCTGAATTTCGCTTGAAACAGCAAAATAGCACACTGTAGTTCCCTTTAGCCCGCGATACTGACACTTTTTGCTGGAATAGCGTACTGTAGTTCCCTTACCTCCTCGCGAGGCAGCTGGGTTACTCCGCATTCACTTCAACATATTGAAAAAAGGGCAGTGCAAAAGGTTGAATTAGACCTTTTGCGACTGCCCCTTTTGATGTTCCTCGTCTTGCATAACGAGAAAGAAACCTTACTACCTTAATGTCTGGATAACCTGCTCTGCATCAGCTTCACCGCTGGCTACCAACTCCACATGCTCTGCAAACATATCGCACATATAGACGAACAAGCTAAGAATTTCCAGCACTTCTTCGCTTTCGAAGGTGCTCGTCGCCGGAATGCTGTACACGTAGCGGTAGTGCAGTTCATTTTGTTCATTGATGCCGAAATGGCCGATCGGGAGTCTTGTGTTGATTTCCAGCAGAACTGATGCGACTTCCCCGCGTTTGCCCTCTTGCAGATGAAAGGGCAAAGTGCTATAAATTTGCAATAATTGTATGGCGCCGATCTCTTCATCATTTAACGGCAAAAAGCTAAAGTGAAGGAAACGCTCACGGCCTTTCTTGTCTTCTTGGAAGCCAGCCATCAAAACATGAAGCGGAATCGCCTCCGATTTTTCCAATAAATTCGTGGCTAGTCCTGTTTCATCCAATATATCTTTCAGCAATCCTAATTGCGCCAAGTGACGTGCATGTACAAGGTCAGGCAGCATTTAATTCACTTCTCCTATTCTCGTTTAGCCATAGCATCAACAAGGAATT
Above is a genomic segment from Paenibacillus sp. HWE-109 containing:
- a CDS encoding bile acid:sodium symporter family protein, which gives rise to MLLQFNRQLEKILPLITPVSVLIGVLLGSHLSGFTFLSPWLFAFMTFSGSISSSFKEFVKVVVQPLPLITTLLILHVGMPLIALGLGHAVYSHEPLTITGLILAAAIPTGITSFVWVAIYRGNIVLTLSIILMDTILSPFVVPYTLSALVGTKVQLDSLAMMKGLFFMIVVPSLIGMLLNQWTKGQIKEKWSGRLGPFSKITMGIVVAINSSVIAPYLRDFDAELLGLAGLVLLIASLGYMLGWLIARLMRWDQDVVVALTFNSGMRNISAGAVLAVAYFPPPVAIPVVLGMLFQQSLASLFGYLLNRRYALKKPSSNIEVRV
- a CDS encoding YbjN domain-containing protein, translated to MLPDLVHARHLAQLGLLKDILDETGLATNLLEKSEAIPLHVLMAGFQEDKKGRERFLHFSFLPLNDEEIGAIQLLQIYSTLPFHLQEGKRGEVASVLLEINTRLPIGHFGINEQNELHYRYVYSIPATSTFESEEVLEILSLFVYMCDMFAEHVELVASGEADAEQVIQTLR